Proteins encoded within one genomic window of Castellaniella sp.:
- the rpoZ gene encoding DNA-directed RNA polymerase subunit omega, whose product MARITVEDCLQQIPNRFDLTLAATYRARELAQGHESRIESHNKPTVTALREIAQAQVGTEMLRKVPT is encoded by the coding sequence ATGGCTCGTATCACCGTCGAAGACTGCCTGCAGCAGATCCCTAACCGTTTTGACCTGACCCTGGCGGCCACTTATCGCGCCCGCGAACTCGCCCAGGGTCACGAATCGCGCATCGAAAGCCACAATAAGCCCACCGTCACCGCCCTGCGCGAAATCGCTCAGGCCCAGGTGGGCACCGAGA
- the gmk gene encoding guanylate kinase, translated as MTTHQAGNIFMVVAPSGAGKSSLVNALLAQDSHLSLSVSCTTRAPRPGEIDGEHYRFVSVDSFQALRERGDMLEWAEVHGNYYGTPRDRVAQAIGAGTDIILEIDWQGARQVRQHYPQALGVFILPPSIEALETRLNKRGQDAPQVIARRLLAAGGEMAHASDCEYVIINQDFSIALQQLQQVVAAARLRYTAQSARHADLFMQLGIRKPLSN; from the coding sequence ATGACGACACATCAAGCCGGCAATATTTTTATGGTGGTCGCCCCCAGCGGGGCGGGTAAATCCAGTCTGGTCAACGCCTTGCTGGCCCAAGACAGCCACTTGTCTCTGTCGGTGTCCTGCACCACGCGCGCACCGCGTCCCGGCGAAATCGACGGCGAACACTATCGGTTTGTCTCGGTAGACAGCTTTCAGGCGCTCCGCGAACGCGGCGACATGCTGGAATGGGCCGAGGTCCACGGCAATTACTATGGCACCCCCAGGGACCGCGTCGCCCAGGCGATTGGCGCAGGCACCGATATCATTCTGGAAATCGACTGGCAAGGCGCCCGCCAAGTCCGCCAGCATTACCCCCAGGCACTGGGGGTCTTCATTCTGCCGCCCTCCATCGAGGCGCTGGAAACCCGTCTCAATAAACGTGGACAGGATGCGCCCCAAGTCATTGCCCGTCGTCTGCTGGCCGCAGGGGGCGAGATGGCGCACGCATCAGACTGCGAATATGTTATTATTAATCAAGACTTTAGCATTGCCTTACAACAGTTGCAGCAGGTTGTTGCTGCAGCGCGTCTGCGTTATACGGCGCAGTCTGCCCGCCACGCGGATTTATTCATGCAATTAGGCATACGCAAACCCCTCTCCAACTAA
- the xth gene encoding exodeoxyribonuclease III gives MKLATWNVNSLNVRLGHVIDWLQANPVDALCLQELKLPSEKFPLDALQEIGYQACWAGQKTYNGVAIISKAAPQDVQRNIPGYEDPQQRIIAATLPGSNGQPVRVISAYCPNGQAVDSDKYAYKLEWFAALRLWLQQEIATHPDLVILGDYNVAPTDADVHDPEAWAGGILVSDAERAALQAVLDLGLTDTFRLFDQAPKIFSWWDYRQMSFRRNAGVRIDHILATASLAARCTECVVDKVPRGWEKPSDHAPVVAQFQLA, from the coding sequence ATGAAACTCGCCACCTGGAACGTCAATTCCCTCAATGTCCGTCTTGGACACGTCATCGATTGGCTGCAGGCCAACCCGGTCGATGCGCTGTGCCTGCAGGAACTGAAGCTGCCCAGCGAAAAATTTCCCCTGGATGCCTTACAGGAAATCGGCTATCAGGCCTGCTGGGCAGGCCAGAAAACCTACAACGGCGTGGCCATCATCAGCAAGGCGGCGCCTCAGGATGTGCAGCGCAATATTCCCGGCTACGAAGATCCGCAGCAGCGCATTATTGCGGCTACTTTGCCGGGGTCCAATGGCCAGCCTGTGCGCGTCATCAGCGCTTACTGCCCCAACGGCCAGGCGGTGGACAGCGACAAATACGCCTATAAGCTGGAATGGTTTGCCGCCCTGCGGCTATGGCTGCAGCAAGAAATTGCCACCCACCCGGATCTGGTGATCCTGGGCGACTACAACGTGGCCCCCACTGATGCGGACGTACACGACCCCGAGGCCTGGGCAGGCGGCATCCTGGTGTCGGATGCCGAGCGCGCCGCCCTGCAGGCTGTGCTGGATCTGGGGCTGACGGACACATTCCGCCTGTTCGACCAGGCACCCAAGATCTTCAGTTGGTGGGACTATCGCCAGATGTCTTTCCGGCGCAATGCGGGCGTGCGCATCGACCATATCCTGGCTACGGCCAGCCTGGCGGCCCGCTGCACCGAATGCGTGGTGGACAAGGTCCCCCGAGGCTGGGAAAAGCCATCGGATCACGCGCCAGTCGTGGCTCAGTTCCAACTGGCCTGA
- a CDS encoding transcriptional regulator, translating to MGVSRPTIYRLVHDSEPGLVKIGKRSSGITTTSLHAMIERNKTPC from the coding sequence ATGGGGGTCTCACGGCCCACCATTTATCGGCTGGTCCATGACAGCGAGCCGGGGCTGGTCAAGATCGGCAAGCGATCCAGCGGCATTACCACCACCAGCCTCCATGCCATGATCGAGCGAAACAAGACGCCGTGCTGA
- a CDS encoding BrnT family toxin → MEITFDPAKDSSNQGKHGVSLSLVHEIDWSEVMAKPDTRQDYGEVREIGYAVIDDRLYCVVFTQRADKMHVISLRKANSREVRNYVEQT, encoded by the coding sequence ATGGAAATCACCTTCGACCCAGCCAAGGACAGCAGCAACCAGGGCAAGCACGGCGTCTCGCTGTCGTTGGTGCATGAGATCGACTGGTCCGAGGTGATGGCCAAGCCCGACACCCGCCAGGATTACGGCGAGGTTCGGGAAATCGGCTACGCGGTCATAGACGACCGCTTGTACTGCGTGGTGTTCACGCAGCGCGCCGACAAGATGCATGTCATCAGTCTGCGCAAGGCCAATTCACGAGAGGTGCGGAACTATGTCGAGCAAACGTAA
- a CDS encoding BrnA antitoxin family protein, with amino-acid sequence MSSKRKLIMPTPEEDAAINRGIAADPDTYELGPEEFKQLKRVGRPRLESPKVAVTIRYDKAVIDAFKAGGPGWQTRMNEALKKAVARKHA; translated from the coding sequence ATGTCGAGCAAACGTAAACTGATCATGCCCACGCCCGAAGAGGACGCGGCAATCAATCGCGGCATTGCGGCAGATCCAGATACCTATGAACTGGGACCGGAAGAATTCAAGCAGCTGAAGCGAGTAGGACGCCCACGGCTGGAGTCGCCGAAAGTCGCCGTGACGATCCGCTACGATAAGGCGGTGATCGATGCCTTCAAGGCTGGTGGTCCGGGCTGGCAGACCCGGATGAATGAGGCTTTGAAGAAGGCTGTGGCCAGGAAACATGCGTAG
- a CDS encoding pyrimidine dimer DNA glycosylase/endonuclease V yields the protein MTRINCVPVEELSGPHLIAEYRELPRVFALAEKAAHRGNISQPPTYTLGKGHLLFFYTRLGYLAQRHAELIAEMRKRGYKPTFSGVRREDFPDAPDAFWCDWTPTGEAMALNRARIKERSGNK from the coding sequence ATGACCCGAATTAACTGTGTGCCTGTCGAAGAACTCAGCGGCCCCCATCTCATCGCCGAATACCGGGAATTACCCAGAGTATTTGCGCTGGCAGAAAAAGCAGCTCATCGCGGGAATATATCGCAGCCACCAACATACACCCTCGGCAAAGGCCATTTGCTGTTCTTCTACACGAGGCTGGGCTACCTTGCCCAGCGTCACGCAGAACTCATCGCCGAAATGAGGAAACGCGGATACAAGCCAACGTTCTCTGGCGTACGCCGGGAAGATTTCCCAGATGCACCGGATGCGTTCTGGTGCGACTGGACACCCACCGGCGAGGCCATGGCCCTGAATCGAGCCAGGATCAAAGAACGCAGCGGAAATAAATAG
- a CDS encoding PQQ-dependent sugar dehydrogenase gives MRPSLFFVVCTAIWTCLSIPAWAAAPHPINAGELQASASQPFTIQHMATLNSPWAMTFLPDGRLIITEKSGQMYLFEKPGVMHEITGVPKVRAKGQTGLHDVAASPTFAQDQLLYFTWVEPAPEGGVLVLARARLQESAGAAQLQDIQILWRQNAAAQGGHPGSKIAFSPDGQHLFLTVGERQDSDTAQDPDLARGKILRMNLDGSIPPDNPYAAQGGVRALTWSTGHRNPYGLTFDAAGTLWSHEMGPRGGDELNRIDPGKNYGWPQVSEGRHYSGWPIDAHATRPEFQAPVLYWTPVIAPSGMALYDGKMFPEWQGSLLISGLVANGLLRLSVDGPNHVEQIDRWSLGKRIRDVAVAPDGAIWLIEDGTSAALLRLIPLSPPVQQ, from the coding sequence ATGCGCCCCAGTCTTTTCTTTGTCGTCTGCACCGCGATATGGACGTGCCTGAGCATTCCCGCTTGGGCGGCTGCCCCCCACCCGATCAATGCCGGTGAACTGCAGGCCAGCGCGTCCCAGCCCTTCACCATCCAACACATGGCCACGCTGAATTCCCCCTGGGCCATGACGTTTTTGCCGGATGGACGACTGATCATCACAGAAAAGTCCGGCCAGATGTACTTGTTCGAAAAACCGGGTGTCATGCACGAAATCACGGGTGTGCCCAAGGTCCGTGCCAAGGGGCAGACGGGTCTGCACGATGTTGCGGCATCGCCCACCTTCGCTCAAGACCAATTGCTGTATTTCACCTGGGTCGAACCCGCACCAGAAGGCGGTGTCCTGGTGCTGGCCCGTGCGCGGCTGCAAGAATCAGCAGGCGCTGCACAGCTACAGGATATTCAGATACTGTGGCGACAAAACGCTGCGGCCCAGGGCGGACATCCTGGCAGCAAGATCGCCTTCTCGCCGGATGGCCAGCATTTGTTTTTGACTGTCGGCGAGCGTCAGGACTCTGACACCGCCCAGGACCCGGATCTGGCGCGTGGCAAGATTCTGCGCATGAACCTGGATGGCTCCATACCACCAGATAACCCCTACGCCGCCCAGGGCGGCGTGCGCGCCCTGACTTGGTCTACAGGCCATCGCAATCCTTACGGACTGACTTTTGACGCAGCCGGAACGCTGTGGTCCCACGAAATGGGGCCACGGGGAGGCGATGAACTCAATCGGATCGACCCAGGCAAAAACTACGGCTGGCCGCAGGTTTCCGAGGGTCGTCATTACAGCGGCTGGCCGATCGACGCACACGCAACGCGTCCCGAGTTTCAAGCCCCTGTGTTGTACTGGACTCCGGTAATCGCCCCTTCAGGGATGGCGCTTTATGACGGAAAAATGTTTCCCGAATGGCAAGGTTCCTTGCTGATCAGCGGTCTGGTCGCCAATGGCTTGCTGCGCCTGAGCGTCGATGGGCCCAATCACGTCGAACAAATAGATCGCTGGTCCTTGGGCAAGCGTATCCGTGACGTGGCTGTCGCCCCTGATGGAGCAATCTGGCTTATTGAAGACGGCACATCCGCCGCTTTGCTCAGGCTGATACCACTGTCACCCCCTGTCCAGCAATAG
- a CDS encoding cytochrome-c peroxidase, producing the protein MTQPKLRILGIALVMGFASALHAQTNEPIEPIPLPEIGDPAKIELGKKLFFDPRLSKSGFISCNSCHNLSTGGSDNLATSIGDKWQQGPINSPTVLNSSLNLAQFWDGRAGNLREQAGGPIANPMEMAFTHELAVELLASIPQYVEEFDAVYKTPEINIENVTDAVAAFEETLVTPDAPFDLWLKGDPKAISPMALDGYKLFKTSGCVACHNGPNLGGRSYQKMGVIEAYKTDNPAEGRVAVTGQDADRFTFKVPTLRNVELTYPYFHDGAVNTLTEAVDIMGRLQLGRHYTPEENAQIVAFLKSLTGKQPEIVLPILPPSSDLTPRPTPFGP; encoded by the coding sequence ATGACGCAGCCAAAACTTCGCATCCTGGGAATAGCACTGGTCATGGGCTTTGCCAGTGCTTTGCACGCGCAGACCAACGAGCCTATCGAGCCCATCCCCCTTCCAGAGATCGGCGATCCCGCCAAGATTGAATTGGGGAAAAAACTATTCTTCGATCCTCGGCTATCCAAATCCGGATTTATTTCCTGTAACTCCTGCCATAACCTGAGCACTGGCGGGTCGGACAACCTTGCCACCTCGATTGGCGACAAATGGCAGCAAGGCCCGATCAACTCACCGACCGTCCTCAACTCCTCGTTGAATCTTGCCCAATTCTGGGATGGGCGCGCCGGCAATCTGCGTGAACAAGCGGGCGGCCCCATCGCCAACCCCATGGAAATGGCCTTCACGCACGAGCTGGCCGTTGAGCTGCTGGCCTCAATTCCGCAATATGTGGAAGAATTCGACGCCGTCTATAAAACCCCTGAAATCAATATAGAGAATGTCACGGACGCGGTAGCCGCCTTCGAGGAAACCCTGGTGACCCCGGATGCGCCGTTTGATCTCTGGCTCAAAGGCGATCCGAAGGCGATTTCTCCCATGGCGCTGGATGGCTACAAGCTATTCAAGACCAGCGGCTGTGTGGCCTGCCACAATGGCCCTAACCTGGGGGGGCGTTCATACCAAAAAATGGGGGTGATCGAGGCCTACAAGACCGACAACCCTGCTGAAGGACGCGTTGCCGTCACTGGTCAGGATGCCGATCGCTTTACCTTCAAGGTACCGACGCTGCGCAACGTAGAGCTGACTTACCCCTATTTCCATGATGGGGCCGTCAATACCTTGACTGAGGCCGTGGACATTATGGGCCGACTGCAACTGGGAAGACACTATACTCCCGAGGAAAACGCACAGATTGTCGCGTTTTTGAAGTCGCTGACCGGCAAGCAACCCGAGATCGTGTTGCCGATCCTGCCGCCTTCGTCGGACCTGACCCCGCGTCCTACGCCTTTTGGACCCTGA
- a CDS encoding J domain-containing protein, with product MSCISAQIPLFDDSQSQNQLAIVATVDSVQSDDPAYAAFQRLVRQIHKLDAEILVWNDYRPHYSQKIAKQLMPQFATLQTLNLALLRQMDAHFLQQGAIRGKVRRKVLTNAILELARSLLDQDPEDIVVQEVTELYNRYSDISLAEQDQMDRLMVVDLVEAEFGIQLDPDELEGDLSSVLAQMAERFRQEQAQNPPSGQARRPSARTAAAQQARQAETTAAQLSVRDLYRRLASHLHPDRQSDHQDETTRTVLMQRVNQAYDSNNLFELLSIQLEIPQTRATGIAGIETERIAHYNHALRQQVTALKAQLEGLRGQYRHLFQHSRKIRPADVDQAIRQKRIHLNSVIADLQNEVRRIRDPKELIVMLDLWR from the coding sequence ATGTCTTGTATCTCTGCTCAGATCCCATTGTTCGATGATTCTCAATCACAGAATCAGTTGGCCATTGTTGCCACAGTCGATTCCGTGCAATCCGACGATCCGGCTTATGCTGCTTTCCAACGTCTGGTGCGCCAGATCCATAAGCTCGACGCCGAGATTCTAGTCTGGAATGATTACCGGCCGCATTACAGCCAAAAAATTGCCAAGCAGTTGATGCCGCAGTTTGCTACCCTTCAGACGCTCAATCTGGCCCTGCTTCGTCAGATGGATGCTCATTTTTTGCAACAGGGCGCTATCCGGGGCAAGGTTCGCCGCAAGGTGCTGACCAACGCTATCCTGGAATTAGCGCGATCCCTGCTGGATCAGGACCCGGAGGACATAGTCGTTCAGGAAGTGACCGAACTGTATAACCGCTATAGCGACATCAGCCTGGCAGAGCAGGATCAGATGGATCGACTCATGGTGGTCGATCTGGTCGAAGCAGAATTCGGCATTCAACTGGATCCCGACGAACTCGAAGGCGATCTGTCTTCTGTACTGGCCCAGATGGCCGAACGGTTTCGGCAGGAACAGGCCCAAAACCCCCCATCTGGGCAGGCCCGCCGTCCATCTGCGCGCACGGCTGCCGCCCAGCAAGCCCGCCAGGCCGAGACCACGGCAGCACAGTTGTCTGTGCGCGATTTGTATCGTCGGCTGGCTAGCCATCTGCATCCGGACCGTCAGAGCGACCACCAGGATGAAACGACCCGTACAGTACTGATGCAGCGCGTCAATCAGGCCTATGACAGCAACAATCTGTTTGAGCTACTAAGCATCCAGTTGGAAATCCCCCAGACTCGTGCGACGGGGATAGCCGGTATCGAAACGGAACGTATTGCACACTATAACCACGCCTTGCGCCAGCAGGTGACGGCCCTTAAAGCACAGCTAGAAGGCCTGCGCGGTCAATATCGGCATCTTTTTCAGCACTCGCGCAAAATCCGTCCTGCCGATGTCGATCAGGCTATTCGACAGAAGCGGATTCACCTGAACAGCGTCATTGCTGATCTGCAAAACGAGGTTCGCAGGATTCGTGACCCTAAAGAACTGATAGTCATGCTGGACCTGTGGCGCTGA
- a CDS encoding ABC transporter ATP-binding protein — protein sequence MLELNQISLSYPSEAGHLQVVRRLSLSLESGQIACLLGASGCGKTTVLRAIAGFEPLDEGEIRLKGRLLSSPGKQLEPEHRRVGMMFQDYALFPHLSIRQNVAFGLRRLAQAERTRRVDAMLELTDLQGLADRHPHQLSGGQQQRVALARALAPEPELLLLDEPFSNLDVDAREKLAFELRDILKATGRTALVVTHNQAEAFAMADRIGVMQCHCLAQWDTPYGLHNNPANPEIADFIRRESLLAQRTTACLRGSPTGNTPLQCSTEISLQPNQSIRFAQSPHPG from the coding sequence ATGCTTGAACTGAACCAGATTTCTCTCAGCTATCCATCCGAAGCAGGCCACCTGCAAGTCGTCAGGCGCTTGAGCCTGTCGCTTGAATCTGGCCAGATTGCCTGCCTGCTGGGGGCCTCGGGGTGTGGCAAGACCACGGTCCTGAGAGCAATCGCCGGCTTTGAGCCGCTGGATGAAGGCGAGATCCGCCTTAAGGGACGGCTGCTTTCCAGCCCAGGTAAGCAACTCGAACCCGAACATCGCCGTGTCGGCATGATGTTTCAGGATTACGCCTTGTTCCCGCACCTGAGCATCCGCCAAAACGTGGCCTTCGGTCTGCGCCGCCTTGCGCAGGCCGAGCGCACCCGCCGGGTGGACGCGATGCTTGAACTCACCGACCTGCAGGGCCTGGCGGATCGCCACCCCCACCAATTGTCGGGGGGACAGCAGCAACGCGTGGCCCTGGCCCGTGCCCTGGCCCCCGAGCCCGAACTGCTGCTGCTGGACGAACCATTTTCCAACCTCGACGTGGACGCCCGCGAAAAACTGGCGTTTGAACTCCGGGACATTCTGAAGGCGACGGGGCGCACCGCATTGGTGGTGACACACAACCAGGCAGAGGCCTTTGCCATGGCCGACCGCATCGGTGTCATGCAATGCCACTGCCTGGCCCAATGGGATACGCCATACGGCCTGCATAACAATCCAGCCAACCCCGAGATCGCCGACTTCATCCGCCGGGAATCGCTGCTGGCCCAACGCACAACGGCCTGCCTGCGCGGCAGTCCAACAGGAAATACCCCGCTGCAATGCAGCACTGAAATTTCATTACAGCCAAACCAGTCCATACGATTCGCGCAATCCCCGCACCCCGGTTGA